TCGCGAATATTCCGTGATATGGAAAATGGCGAATGCATGCTTGCACAGTACAAACATGAACCAACTGTGATGAAACAGTATTTCCTGTCTCTGATATCGGACCAGATTCCTCCATATCAGATCCGGCGCTCACGCTATCGGATTGTGGCAGGGTTTGACGATCCTTGTTATTCCCGTTTTGTCATTCAGCACTTTAATTCGTTGGGATGCAAAGTGATTCCATATTTGTATCATACATCTTCCGGGCAAGAATTATCCAGAATGGTTTTGGCACATCAAGCGGTTTGCGGAATTGTCTTTGATGATTGTTTGAATGTAAAATGTTTCAGTTCGGAACAAGGGGATTTTTTGGAAGGGCACAAAGAGATTCACGATGTATTGTTAAAACATTTTTTCAAACAACATTCGAAACATATGGAAACTGTATTGCCGCATTCATTGGAAATGGACGGAATTTGGATTATGACCCGTATGCTGGAATGGATGGCGTCAACGAATACATATCCGTCCGAAATTTTCCGCTTGGATTTGCCAAGTTCTCCATCGGCTGTCTGGGGAGCGCCGGCAGAAGGATAAATACGTGATCGATACGCACAATGTCCGAGTAATGAATTTGGCACAAAGAGCGCAAGAAATTTGGAAAAGAGGGTTTAAGAGTAAGAATGGGAGCTGATTCAATATATGCCAAGATCTCTCGTTTTAGGGAATCACAGAATTTTCGTAGGACTCGATCAAGGATTAAATATTCGCGACTTATATTATCCACATGTCGGACAGTTGAATCATATCGGCGGCAACCGAAACAGTATGGGAGTTTGGGTAGATGGGCAATTTACTTGGCTGGATGAACAAGATTGGTCGATTTCTTTGCGCTACAAAGAAGATAGTTTGGTTACAGATGTGATTGCGAACAATGAGGCGCTCGGTCTGACATGTTTTATTTCCGATGCGGTTCATTACCGGGAAAATATTTTTCTGCGCAACATCGACTGTATCGATCATGTAGGAAATCGAGATGTCCGCTTTTTCTTTACACATGACTTCTCCATCGATGAAACGGAAGTAGGTGATACGGCAGCATATGAACCGGAATTGGATGCGGTTTTTCACTATAAGCGCCATCGGTATATTTTGACAAGCGGACAGACCGATCAAAACGGCATTTTTGAATATACAGTCGGTTTAAAACGATTTCACAATCTTCAAGGAACCTGGAAAGATGCGGAAGACGGACATTTGGAAGGTCATACGATTGCGCAGGGATCTGTCGATAGCACGATTAGTTTCCGGTTGCAAACAGAACCGAATGTGCCGCACTCGGTATCCTATTGGTTTGCTGTTGGCCATAGCTTCCCGGAAGTGAAACGCTTGCATGAGCTTGTCAAGAAACATACGGCTGGCCGGATGTTGGAAGAAATCAACGGCTATTGGCGGCAATGGGTGCGCAAAGGGAAAGAAGATTTCTGTGATCTGCCATCGGAACTTGTCCAATTGTATCGGCGAAGCATGTTGATCATTCAAACACATTGTGATTATAAAGGAGCGATTTTGGCCGCCAATGATTCTGACATCATGCAGTACAATCGGGACCATTACAGCTATATGTGGCCGCGGGACGGTGCATTGGTGGCTCTTTCCTTAAGCAAATCAGGGTGTTATCAACAAGCGGTCAAATTCTTTGAATTCTGTGCAGACGCATTGACAAAAGGCGGGTATCTTCTGCATAAATACAATCCGGACGGATCGGTAGGCTCCAGTTGGCATCCGTTTGTGCATGACGGAGCACCTCAATTGCCGATTCAGGAAGATGAAACGGCATTGGTTCTGTATGCGCTCTGGGAGCATTACCAAATCTATCGGGATATTGAGTTTATAAAAGAGCTCTATCCGACGTTGATCCGTCGAGCTACCGATTTTTTGACCACCTACGTGCTGCCCGATTTGCAATTGCCGGAGTCTTCCTATGATCTTTGGGAAGAACGAAGAGGGATTTTCGGGTTTACTGTCGCTACTGTCATTGCCGGCCTTAGGGCGGCTTCAAAATTCTCTGCCGTCTTTGGAGAATATGAGCGCGCCATGGCGTTGGAGCAATTTGCGGATGAAATGCGTATGGGCATGTTAAGGCATTTGTATGATCCGAATACAGGAAGATTTGCCAGAGGCATTTACGTCAACGGGAAAGGCGTCGTACAAAAAGATATGACATTGGAAAGCAGCCTGTATGGCATATTCGCATTCCAGATCGTACCGACGGATGATTCCCGCCTCGCGCGTACGATGCAAGCGGTTTGGGACGGATTGCGAATTCGCACGCCGATCGGTGGAATTGCCCGCTATACGAATGATCAATATTTTGGCCGCGCGGCAGGCAATCCAGACATACCCGGGAATCCATGGTTTATTTGCACATTATGGGCGATCGACTGGGACATCGAAAAAGCAGAGTCGCTGCAGGATTTACAAAATGTAAAAGACAAACTTCTTTGGGTCAAACAGCATGCATTGCCGAGCGGCGTTTTTCCGGAGCAGATCGATCCGCTCACCGGCGAGCCGTTATCCGTAGCGCCTTTGACTTGGTCCCATTCGACGTACGTGCTTACCATTTTGCGCTATTGTGAAAAATATCGGGAATTAAAAGGTACGGGAAGATAGTCAGATCGTTAAAAATAGGGTGGCCGTTTCTGCCGGAATACGGTACTGTTCCGGCGGCACGGCCACCTTCTTTTTGAAAGGTTCAACCAGCTATCTTTTCATTTATCGTTTCATTTTTTCTATTTTCTTTTGTAAATTTTTTATGTAGTAGATGGGTCCGCTGGCACTTTTATGATTCATGATTTCTACTGTTTTCACGATGGCTACAACTGCTTGCGCAACTGTTGTTTCTTGTTTCGGATGAAAAGCGTTATCTGAACCTTTCATAATGCCGAGACCGTCAACAATTGCTACATCTCCGATGAAATCATTTGCAATCTGATTTTTATCGGCAAAAGGCACTTGAAAAATCGATGAATATTTTGCCAAATCCTCATAGCCAAGAGCACGAGTCAACAACTCTGCAAGTTCTTCCCGCGTGACGTTGTCATTCGGATTGAATTGCGCCCCTTTGCTAATCCAATGATTGTTAACTGCCGCTTCTACATATGGGAAATATTTGCTTCCTGATTGCACATCGCTAAATGTTGCAGCCTGATTGGGATTCATCTGCAGCGGCACTCCAATGGCTAATATCAGCATGCGAATCAGATCTCCTTTTGTTATAGCGGAATCCGGATGAACTTTCCCGTTCACAACCTGCAGAATTCCACGATCGATCATCATTTGCAGCTGTTTTTCCGCCCAGTGTCCCTGAATGTCAGTGGCTTGCTGTGTTTGATCACTGACAGATTGACCATACGGAGATACCCATGCGCCGCTCACAGCGTCTAATACCTCGCCTGGCTTCGTTGCATGCGGGGCATACACGAGCATAAAGTGGTCAGACGGGCCTGTGCCATCCGCATTCATCGGCTGCACATACTCCAGTTCCAATGGATTGCTCTTGGCAAACTCGGCTTTTGCCTGATCCGCCGGGATGACATGGGATGGATCCGGATAGCTGACTTTGCCGCCTGCCGCATTTGCAAACGTATTGTGAAAGTAATTTTCGATTTCGCCGGTCGCTGCGTTGACCGCGATATTGACAGTATTCATATCGCTTGGAATGCCGTTTACCAATTCTCCGAATGAGAAATTGTACTGAACCGGATGTTGGCTGTTGGAGCCTTTCCCTATAAATTTCCCGATGAATTTGGGAGCAGGCATAAAGTATAAGGCACGTGTTTTATTTGGCAGCACTTGCTTGATAAAGTCGACCGCTTTCTGTCTTGCAGCATCTTCCGAAATGACGGTGGCGGGAGGCTTTTGACCAGGTCCGAATGCCGGATTCCAGCGATTGAAATTGAGCAGTTGTCCGGTCTGTGCATCGATCGTGACGTTTACATTCATGCTTGGACCCTGTGGCGGCTGCGAATTTTTGTACCAGTTGAAGGAATAGGTTTTCGTACCGTTGTAGTCGTTCATCGATTGGTTCATGCTGTAGCTGTCGTCAACTCCTGCATATTTCTTGGCGATTTGCAATGCCTGATCGGCAGTCAGAGGTTGCTGCAGCGTCGGCGGATTGGAATCCTGGCCGCTTGGATCAATCACCTGAATCGTTTGGCTGCCGGCAGCAGGATTGACCGGCTTGCCGGTATTGTCGATCCAATCGTCCGTTTTCGCATCGATCCAAAGCGGATATGAAGCGGCGCTGCCGGCATATGGACCAGGCTGCAGCAATTGATTGTACGACATGCCGGGTTGATAGACCAAGTGGATATCCGGCCCGTTTTGCTTGAACGGCTCATAAAAGGGCTGGTATGCCAAGCGCATGTTTAGGTCGTGGTTATATGTGTTTTGGGCTTTGGAAACATCAATCACTTGTTTGGCATCCGGAAATGCGGACGAAGGAATATTTGACCAGTGAAAATTATAACTGGTGATTGTGCCGTTGCCGTCTACGCCGATCTGAAACGTATCGGAAGGTACGGGTATTCCGTTGACGACCCTTTGGAATGTCAAGTTATAGAGGAATGGCCCGCGCAAGGATCCTTGGTTTGTCACAACGGGATAGGCGATTTTGCGGACGGATTGGGATGTTTCCGGCTGCAGTTTTCGAATCAGGGACAATCCGATGGCAGCCGCTTGATCCTGCGATATTTTGGGTGGAAACGTGCTTTGTTGTTCGGCCTGGCTCCATTGGTTAAAGTTCAACAATGTTCCCGTGACGGCGTCGACGGTAGCATTGATATTGCCGACCGTTTTTTCGCCAGGCTGCCCCAGTTGCCAACCGAGATTCCAGACCGGATGATGATTTTCCGACATCGGGCCAAAGTCGGACTGCAAAGATGCATAACTTGGAGCGTTGTTGGGAACAGGCAAAACAGCCTTGACGATGGCAGCAGCTTCGTCCTGGCTGATTTTTGCATTTGCAGTTGATGGTGCGGTTGCCGATCCTTGGGCGCTGCTTGCTGATGAAGAAGCAATGCCTGCAGAGGATACTGCTGCTGTGTCAGCAAATGCAGGGGCGGATGACAGCATGGCAGAGATGGTGAGTGTTCCCGTCATAACGATTGATACAATAGCATTGCGATAGTTCAAACTATTCTCCCCCATTCCAATACATAAACTTGTCAAGCCTCCATTTTCGCAATAAACATGCGTTCCATAC
Above is a window of Fodinisporobacter ferrooxydans DNA encoding:
- a CDS encoding glycoside hydrolase family 15 protein, with protein sequence MPRSLVLGNHRIFVGLDQGLNIRDLYYPHVGQLNHIGGNRNSMGVWVDGQFTWLDEQDWSISLRYKEDSLVTDVIANNEALGLTCFISDAVHYRENIFLRNIDCIDHVGNRDVRFFFTHDFSIDETEVGDTAAYEPELDAVFHYKRHRYILTSGQTDQNGIFEYTVGLKRFHNLQGTWKDAEDGHLEGHTIAQGSVDSTISFRLQTEPNVPHSVSYWFAVGHSFPEVKRLHELVKKHTAGRMLEEINGYWRQWVRKGKEDFCDLPSELVQLYRRSMLIIQTHCDYKGAILAANDSDIMQYNRDHYSYMWPRDGALVALSLSKSGCYQQAVKFFEFCADALTKGGYLLHKYNPDGSVGSSWHPFVHDGAPQLPIQEDETALVLYALWEHYQIYRDIEFIKELYPTLIRRATDFLTTYVLPDLQLPESSYDLWEERRGIFGFTVATVIAGLRAASKFSAVFGEYERAMALEQFADEMRMGMLRHLYDPNTGRFARGIYVNGKGVVQKDMTLESSLYGIFAFQIVPTDDSRLARTMQAVWDGLRIRTPIGGIARYTNDQYFGRAAGNPDIPGNPWFICTLWAIDWDIEKAESLQDLQNVKDKLLWVKQHALPSGVFPEQIDPLTGEPLSVAPLTWSHSTYVLTILRYCEKYRELKGTGR
- a CDS encoding YcdB/YcdC domain-containing protein yields the protein MNYRNAIVSIVMTGTLTISAMLSSAPAFADTAAVSSAGIASSSASSAQGSATAPSTANAKISQDEAAAIVKAVLPVPNNAPSYASLQSDFGPMSENHHPVWNLGWQLGQPGEKTVGNINATVDAVTGTLLNFNQWSQAEQQSTFPPKISQDQAAAIGLSLIRKLQPETSQSVRKIAYPVVTNQGSLRGPFLYNLTFQRVVNGIPVPSDTFQIGVDGNGTITSYNFHWSNIPSSAFPDAKQVIDVSKAQNTYNHDLNMRLAYQPFYEPFKQNGPDIHLVYQPGMSYNQLLQPGPYAGSAASYPLWIDAKTDDWIDNTGKPVNPAAGSQTIQVIDPSGQDSNPPTLQQPLTADQALQIAKKYAGVDDSYSMNQSMNDYNGTKTYSFNWYKNSQPPQGPSMNVNVTIDAQTGQLLNFNRWNPAFGPGQKPPATVISEDAARQKAVDFIKQVLPNKTRALYFMPAPKFIGKFIGKGSNSQHPVQYNFSFGELVNGIPSDMNTVNIAVNAATGEIENYFHNTFANAAGGKVSYPDPSHVIPADQAKAEFAKSNPLELEYVQPMNADGTGPSDHFMLVYAPHATKPGEVLDAVSGAWVSPYGQSVSDQTQQATDIQGHWAEKQLQMMIDRGILQVVNGKVHPDSAITKGDLIRMLILAIGVPLQMNPNQAATFSDVQSGSKYFPYVEAAVNNHWISKGAQFNPNDNVTREELAELLTRALGYEDLAKYSSIFQVPFADKNQIANDFIGDVAIVDGLGIMKGSDNAFHPKQETTVAQAVVAIVKTVEIMNHKSASGPIYYIKNLQKKIEKMKR